The following DNA comes from bacterium.
GGCGACGGCGAAGGAGCGGGCCGACTTGACGGCGTCGAGCGGCGGATAGAGCAGCGAGACGGCGACGACGAAGACGGCGGAGACGCCGCCGGCGACCGCCCAGAAGGCGGCGCGGGGACGGGCGCGCAGCGCGGCGACGAGCGCGCAGACGCCGGTCGCGGCCGCGGCGAGGCCGACGGCCAGGGCGGGGAAGAAGAGCGCCTCGGCCTGCTTGCGCGCGACGAGCGGCGCGGCGATGCCGGCGAGCAGGAAGAACGCCCCGGCGATTCCGCAACCCCACGTCGCCCAGCGCGGCGAGACGGCCTCCGCCCCTTCGCCTTCGTCCCAGCCGGCGGCGTGCGCGGCGAGGCGCGCGACGAGCAGCGCCAGCGCGGGGTAGGCGGGAAGGACGTAGAGGTCGCGGCGCTCGCCGGAAAGGGTGAAGAAGAGGACGACGAAGAGCGGCCAGAGCAGCAGCAGCCGGTCGAGCTTCGCCGCGCGCCGCCGCCAGGCCAGCAGCACGGCGCCCGGCAGCAGCGGCGTCCACGGCATGAACTGCGCGGCGATCGCCCCGACGTAGTACCACGGCGGGTTCTTGTGGTGCATGCCGTGCAGCGCGCGGTCGAAGAAGTGCGTCTTCAGCGCGCCGAACAGCGAATACTCGCCGCCCCACAGCTCGGCCGGCAGCGCCCAGAGCGCGATCACCGCGAGGCAGAGGAGCGGGCCGGTGAACGGCGCGAAGCGGCGCCACGACTTGAGGTCGCGGTCGAAGGCGAGGACGACCAGCGCCGCGCCGAGCGGCAGCAGGAACCCGACCGGTCCCTTGGCGATCGTCGCCAGGCCGCCGGCGATCCAGAAGATCCAGCCCGCGCGGCGCCCGTCGAGGTCCCCCGCGCGCCAGGCCTCGAAGGCGGAGATCGCGGCGAGGACGAGGAAGCAGAGGAGCGAGTCGATCTGCGCCGAGCGCGCCTTGTCCCACAGCAGGTAGGACGTGGCCATCACGATCCCGGCGACGACGCCGGTCCGCTCGCCGCCGAGGCGCCGGCCGAGGCGCATCGTCAGCCAGACCGTTCCGAGCCCGGCGAGGATCGACGGCATCCGCGCCGTCAGCGAGGCGACGCCGCCGAACGGCGCGGAGCAGAGGGCGATCAGCCAGAAGAAGAGCGGCGGCTTGTCGGTGGTGACGACGCCGTTGACGTGCGGCACGAGCCACTGGCCGTCGGCGAGCATCTCGCGCGCCCCTTCGGCGAAGTACGGC
Coding sequences within:
- a CDS encoding glycosyltransferase family 39 protein is translated as MTRARRLVLILAFVVFAWNAWGYDLWAPDEPYFAEGAREMLADGQWLVPHVNGVVTTDKPPLFFWLIALCSAPFGGVASLTARMPSILAGLGTVWLTMRLGRRLGGERTGVVAGIVMATSYLLWDKARSAQIDSLLCFLVLAAISAFEAWRAGDLDGRRAGWIFWIAGGLATIAKGPVGFLLPLGAALVVLAFDRDLKSWRRFAPFTGPLLCLAVIALWALPAELWGGEYSLFGALKTHFFDRALHGMHHKNPPWYYVGAIAAQFMPWTPLLPGAVLLAWRRRAAKLDRLLLLWPLFVVLFFTLSGERRDLYVLPAYPALALLVARLAAHAAGWDEGEGAEAVSPRWATWGCGIAGAFFLLAGIAAPLVARKQAEALFFPALAVGLAAAATGVCALVAALRARPRAAFWAVAGGVSAVFVVAVSLLYPPLDAVKSARSFAVAARAETEKYRAAGGEVLAFDLSNVPEALSYYGRGFYTKETDDAQALAAHLGRAEEAFAVVSWRDARRALPPKLLSRLTILERRDLSKMDVALVVNRPAAPGAAR